CCGGACTTCACCGGCCAGCACTTGTCTGGTGATAGTCTCGACATCCTCCCGTTTCGATACTCGACCGACGCACGCGTGATTCATGTCATTCCCGCCATGCAGGCTGTGGCCTTTCACGATGATGGAGTTGCGAAAGCCGCGAGTTCAGCGGATGCCGCAGGGCGTCACCGAGTTGTTGCGCACAGGCGGCCACCAGCATCTCATCCACCGGCACGTTGGCGCCGGAGGCTTTCAGCGCGAAGACGAGATCTTCCGTCGCGACATTTCCGGATGCACCTGGGGCGTAGGGACAGCCGCCGAGGCCTCCGGCCGAAGCATCGAACGCCGTGATTCCATAGTCCCACCAGGCCGTGAGGGCGTTGGCGACGGCCATGCCATAGGTGTCATGGAAATGAAGCGAGAGGCGAGCCGGCTCGACATGCGGCAGCACCGTATCGAGCAATCTCCGTATGTCCGTCGGTGCAGCCTTGCCGACCGTTTCGCCCAACGAGATGTCGTCGACCGCGAGGTCGAGCAGTCGTTGCATCACGTCCCGCACCTGCGTGGGTGCAATGCGGCCTTCATAGGGACAAAACACGACCGTGGACAGGTAAGCTCTCACCGCCATCCCGTCCCGTTTCGCTGCCGCCACCACTGGTCTGAAGCGCACGAGTGATTCCTGCACGGTCGCTTTGATGTTATGGCGGGTAAAGCTGTTCGAGGCAGCCGTGAAGACGGCGATCTTATCGACGCCTGCGGCCCGCGCCCGTTCGAGGCCGCGTTCGTTCGGAACGAGAGCCGAATAGGCGACACCCGGGATGCGGTCGATGGCGCGGAGGACCTCATCGGAATCCGCAAGCTGCGGGATGGCCGCGGGTGACACGAAGGAGCCCGCTTCGATCTCAGTCACGCCGGTTCGTGACAGGGCATTGATTAAGGCGATTTTGCGCAGGGTCGGCACGAACTCCGATTCGTGTTGCAGACCGTCGCGCGGAGACACCTCGGTTATCCGGACGGAGGCTCGCCGGGAGTTATGTAGGCCGGCTTGCAACATGGTGTTCCTTCGCTCTCTCCCGTGCGGGCTGCTGTTCCAGTCCCTTGGCCCACTGTGGTGGCCGCTTCTCCGTAAAGGCGCGGAGCCCTTCAATCGCCTCGGAAGCACCACGGGCGCTGGCGTTGGCCTCTGCGCAGGTCACCCCGCGCTCTTGATCTGGCAACGGGCGTATCCTCAGGATCAATCCTTTTGTTGCCCTGGTTGCGCGGGGAGCCAGCTGCCTGATGGCGTCGATGACTTCCGAGATGCGATCGTCCAGATCGCTCTGAGGCACGACGTCATGCACGAGGCCGAAGCGATGGGCCACCGATGTGGTGAATGTTTCGCCGGTCAGGGCATAACGGCGAACAAACGATTCACCCGCCTTGCGCAGGAGAAAGGGCGCGATGACCGCCGGGATCAACCCGAGCCTGGCCTCGCTGAGCGAGAACGTTGCATCCTCCGCCGCGACGACGATATCGCAGACCGCCATCAGTCCGAGCCCGCCACCGAAAGCAGGCCCTTGCACCCGGGCGATGACCGGGCAGGGAGATTCGTCGATGGCGCCATACATGCGGGTAAGGCGCTGGGCGTCATCTGTTGCCTGAGCATTCGGGACCGGAGACGCGGATTGCATCCATTGGAGATCGGCCCCGGCGCAAAAGACCGGTCCGGCGCTGGATAGCAGTATTCCTCTCAGGGACGGCTCCTGAGCCGATTCGTCGAACGCCTGAGTCAGTTCACTTATCATCCGGCTGTCGAAGGCGTTGCGTCGTTCAGGCCTGTCGAGTGTGAGGCAGCGGATGTCGCCGTGCGATTCCATCGTCAGGGTCGTATATCGATGCATTCGTACCTCCTCAGCCGCCGCGAACCTCACATACGAAACACCGGCACATGGGTTTCTCTGGCCGGAACGGACGCGGCCAGATCCAGACAGAGGCCCAGGACTTTTCGCGTCTCCACGGGATCCAGAATGCCGTCGTCCCAGAGTCGCGAGCTGCTGAAATAGGGACTGCCTTCCTGCTCATATTGCTGCCGGGTGGCCTCCGTGATTCGCCGCTGTTCTTCATCCGACAGCCGTCCCTGTTCACGCGCGCGCTGCTGTTGCTTGACGGTGACCAGGACCTGCGCGGCCTGTTGCGCGCCCATCACCGAGGTTCGTGCGTTGGGCCAGGTGAAGAGGAATCGAGGGCCATAGCCACGCCCGCACATGGCATAGTTGCCGGCTCCGTGGGAGGCGCCGATCAGGATCGTGAACTTAGGGACCTCGGCGGTCGCGACGGCCTGCACCATCTTGGCGCCGTCCTTAATGATGCCTCTCGTCTCATAATCTTTTCCGACCATAAACCCGGTAATGTTTTGCAGAAACACCAGCGGAATACGCCGTTGCGCGCAGAGCTGGACAAAATGCGCGCCCTTCAGCGCGGACTCCGAGAGCAGCACCCCGTTGTTGGCCACGATCCCCACGAGGTGACCCATCCAACGGGCGAAACCACAGACCAGCGTGGCACCGTACCCTGCTTTGAATTCATGGAAGCGACTGCCGTCCACGAGCCGCGCAATCACCTCCCGGACCTCCCATTTCTGACGCGGATTCGCAGGAATGATTCCGTAGAGCTCTTCCGCCGAGTACAGGGGCTCATCGATCTGTTCTCGACGAAGCCTCGGAGGCCGTCGCCCGAGCGTGGCTACGATCGATCGGCAGATGTCCAATGCGTCATGGTCATCCTGCGCCAGATGATCGCTGACGCCCGATAGGCGGGTGTGGAGATCGGCCCCGCCGAGTTCTTCGCTGGTGACGTCTTCGCCGGTTGCGGCTTTGACCAGCGGCGGTCCTGCCAGGTAAATCGTGCCGGTTCCCTGGACGATCACGTTTTCGTCGCACATGGCCGGTACGTAGGCTCCGCCGGCCGTGCACATGCCCATGACCACGGCGATCTGGGCGATACCCGCTGCGGACATCCGCGCCTGATTGAAGAAGATCCGTCCGAAATGGTCCTTGTCGGCGAAGACCTCAGCCTGCATGGGCAGAAAGATGCCGCCGGAATCGACGAGATAAATCGCCGGCAGCCGGTTCTCCAAGGCGATCTCTTGCGCCCGCAAATGTTTCTTGATGGTCATGGGGAAGTAGGTACCCCCTTTGACCGTCGCATCGTTGGCTGCAATGACACAGAATCGTCCCGATACGGAGCCGATGCCAGTGATCAGTCCTGCGGCCGGGACCTGGTTGTCATACAAGCCAAAGGCGGCGAGGGGGCTGAGTTCGATCCAGGGAGACCCTCGATCGAGCAGGGCGGCAATGCGCTCGCGTGCCGTCATCTTTCCGCGTTTCTTGTGGAGCGCCACTGCATCGGCCGGTCCGCCCGCTTGCACGATGGCCAGGTGCTTCTTCAAATCGGCTATCAGGCTTTCGTACTGTGTCTGGGCACGACGAAAGTCTTCCGATGTCTTATTCACAGTGGTCTTCAGGACGCGCATTTCGGATATCCTCTCAACGCTCGACTCGAAGTCCCTTCACGAAATCGACGATGTCATGCATCGGCGTGGCCGGGCGAAATAACATCTGCACACCGGCGGCTTTGAGTCGCGGGACGTCGTCATCGGGGATAATGCCTCCGCCGAACAGCGTGACGTCTCCCGCGCCCTGCTCTTTCAGCAACTGCAGCACGCGGGGAAAGAGCGAGTTGTGGGCGCCGGAATGGATACTGAGACCGATGGCCTGCACGTCCTCCTGAATGGCGGTGGTCACGATCTGCTCCGGCGTCTGATGGAGCCCGGTGTAAATGATCTCCACTCCGGCATCGCGCAACGCCCGGACGACGAGCTTGACCCCCCGGTCATGTCCGTCCAATCCCACTTTGCCGATCAACACTCGGATGGGTGTCGTCGCTAGTGCCATACGTTCACCTCTTCCAGCACATATCGACCTTCTGTATCCTTCCTGAGATGACCGGCCTGGACCAGCGGATCGTGTTCAAATATCAGCAACCAGTCCTCCGCGAACGCTCGATCCAGCACCCCGCGCTTGGTGTCGAGCGTCTGCATGGGGTCGAGGTCGTACCCCATGATGTAGGGAAGGGGCAGATGCGAGACGGTCGGGATCAGATCGCCCAGGAAACACGCGATCCGGCCTTCCGACTCGACTTTGACACTCTGATGGAAGCGCGTATGACCGGCCGTGACCATCGTGGTGATGCCCGGCAGCAGTTCTGTATCGCCGCGGAGGAACTCCCACTGATTCAGTTGCGCGACCGGTGAGAAATTGTTCTGTCGGTAACTGGCCCTGGTCCGTTCATTCGCCGAAACGGCATCGTCGTACTCGCCCTGTTGCACATAGTAGGTGGCTTTGGGAAAGGCTGATCGCAGCAGGCCGTTTCCGTTCGTCACTGTATTGCCTCCGGCATGGTCGAAGTGCAGATGGGTGTTGATGACCAGATGAATGTCATTGTGGGTGAGGCCATGGCGCTGCAGCGAGTCGCGCAGGGTCGGCGTTCGCTCCACTGCAAACAGGGAGTGAAATTTTGCATCTTCCTTATCGCCGAGACCCGTATCCACCAGGACGTTCTTGCCGTGAGCCTGGATCAACAGACAGTTTAAGTGGAGCGGAATACGATTCAGCTCATCCGCCGGACAGCATTTCTGCCACAGCGCCTTGGGCACTACCCCGAACATGGCGCCACCATCCAGCCGGAACCGGCCGTCGGTCACTGCGTATATGTCAAATGCTCCGAGTTTCATAACACCACCGGCTCGCGATAAGTTCCGTACACTTCCTTCAACGCGGCGCAGATCTCTCCCAACGTCGCTTTCGCCTTCACGGCTTCAATCAGAGCCGGCATGAGGTTCTGGTGGCAGGCGGCTGTTTCCTGTACCTCCTCCAACGAGCCGGCCATCTTGAAGGGATCACGCGATTTTCTGAGATCGGACAGGCGCGCGACCTGTTCCTGTTCCACTTCCGGTCCGATCTTCAAGATTGGGATGGAACGTGTTTCCTGTTCCACATAATCGGTGACGCCGACGAGGGGCCGCTCCTGCTGTTCAATTTCTCTTTGATACCGTTGTGACGCATCGAGGATTTCCCGCTGCGGAAATCCCTGTTCGATTGCCGCCACCATTCCACCCATCCGATCCAGTGTTCGGAAATAGTCCCGCGCTCCTTCTTCCAATCGGTTCGTCAGCGATTCGACAAAGTAGGAGCCGCCCAATGGATCGACGCAGTTGACGGTTTCACTCTCGGAGGCGATGACCTGCTGTGTCCGCAAGGCCAGCGTCACCGCTTCTTCCGTGGGGAGCGCCAGGGTTTCATCCATTGAGTTGGTGTGGAGCGATTGGGTCCCGCCAAGCACCGCGGCCAGGGCCTGGAGGGTGGTGCGCACCACGTTGTTCATCGGTTGTTGGGCGGTCAGGGAGCAGCCGGCCGTCTGGGCGTGACAGCGAAGTTGGAGGGAGCGGGGATTTTTCGGGTGGTAACGTTGCTCCATTTCACGCGCCCACAAGCGCCGGGCGGCTCTGAATTTTGCAATCTCTTCGAAGAAGTCATTGTGCACGTTGAAGAAGAAGGAGAGTTGCGGCGCGAAGGCATCCACGTCGAGGCCGGACTTCACGGCCGCAGCCACGTAGGTGAGTCCGTCGTACAGTGTGAACGCGAGTTCTTGAACGGCTGTCGAGCCTGCCTCCCGGATGTGGTACCCGCTGATGCTGATCGGATGCCACTTGGGGACATGAGCGGCACAGTAGGCGATTGTATCGACGATGATCGCGATGTGCGGTTCGGGCGGGAAGAGCCATTCCTTTTGCGCGATATATTCTTTCAGAATATCGTTTTGAATCGTGCCGCCGAGTCGGTCGAACGGGATGCCGCGTTTTTCTGCTACGGCCAGATACATGGCAAAAAGCACTGCAGCCGGTCCGTTGATCGTCATCGAGGTGGTGACCTGATCGAGCGGGATGCCGTCGAACAGCCGTTCCATGTCCGCGAGAGAGGAGATGGCCACGCCGCAGTGGCCCACTTCGCCCCGTGCCATCTGATCATCGGCATCAAGGCCCATGAGCGTCGGCAGGTCGAAGGCGACACTGAGGCCGGTCTGGCCCTGTGCCAGGAGATACTTAAAGCGCCGATTCGTATCGTCCGCGGAGCCGAAACCGGCGAATTGCCGCATGGTCCAGAGGCGGCTGCGGTACATGCTCGGGTAGATGCCGCGGGTGTAAGGGAATGAGCCCGGTTGGCCGAGGTCCTGCTCGACGTTCCACCCCTTCAGATGGTCTGGGCCGTAGACCCGTTCGATGTCTAATCCAGAGAGGGAGGAGAAGCGAGATTTCCGCTCGTTCATGATGCGGCCCTCCGGGAAGGAACGAAAACGTCAGCTCACAGTCACCGGCTGCTCTCCATACACATAGAATCCATGCCCGCTCTTTCTCCCCAGCCGACCGGCTTCGACATACTTGCGCAGCAGGGGACAGGGGCGGAACTTCTGGTCACCCAGGTCCTGATGGAGCACTTCGCAGATGGCGAGCACCGTATCCAGACCGATGCGGTCGGCCAAGGCCAGGGGGCCCACGGGATGGTTGGTCCCTTCCACCATCGCCAGGTCGATCGCT
This is a stretch of genomic DNA from Nitrospira sp.. It encodes these proteins:
- a CDS encoding hydroxymethylglutaryl-CoA lyase codes for the protein MLQAGLHNSRRASVRITEVSPRDGLQHESEFVPTLRKIALINALSRTGVTEIEAGSFVSPAAIPQLADSDEVLRAIDRIPGVAYSALVPNERGLERARAAGVDKIAVFTAASNSFTRHNIKATVQESLVRFRPVVAAAKRDGMAVRAYLSTVVFCPYEGRIAPTQVRDVMQRLLDLAVDDISLGETVGKAAPTDIRRLLDTVLPHVEPARLSLHFHDTYGMAVANALTAWWDYGITAFDASAGGLGGCPYAPGASGNVATEDLVFALKASGANVPVDEMLVAACAQQLGDALRHPLNSRLSQLHHRERPQPAWRE
- a CDS encoding enoyl-CoA hydratase/isomerase family protein, with the translated sequence MHRYTTLTMESHGDIRCLTLDRPERRNAFDSRMISELTQAFDESAQEPSLRGILLSSAGPVFCAGADLQWMQSASPVPNAQATDDAQRLTRMYGAIDESPCPVIARVQGPAFGGGLGLMAVCDIVVAAEDATFSLSEARLGLIPAVIAPFLLRKAGESFVRRYALTGETFTTSVAHRFGLVHDVVPQSDLDDRISEVIDAIRQLAPRATRATKGLILRIRPLPDQERGVTCAEANASARGASEAIEGLRAFTEKRPPQWAKGLEQQPARERAKEHHVASRPT
- a CDS encoding methylcrotonoyl-CoA carboxylase, translating into MRVLKTTVNKTSEDFRRAQTQYESLIADLKKHLAIVQAGGPADAVALHKKRGKMTARERIAALLDRGSPWIELSPLAAFGLYDNQVPAAGLITGIGSVSGRFCVIAANDATVKGGTYFPMTIKKHLRAQEIALENRLPAIYLVDSGGIFLPMQAEVFADKDHFGRIFFNQARMSAAGIAQIAVVMGMCTAGGAYVPAMCDENVIVQGTGTIYLAGPPLVKAATGEDVTSEELGGADLHTRLSGVSDHLAQDDHDALDICRSIVATLGRRPPRLRREQIDEPLYSAEELYGIIPANPRQKWEVREVIARLVDGSRFHEFKAGYGATLVCGFARWMGHLVGIVANNGVLLSESALKGAHFVQLCAQRRIPLVFLQNITGFMVGKDYETRGIIKDGAKMVQAVATAEVPKFTILIGASHGAGNYAMCGRGYGPRFLFTWPNARTSVMGAQQAAQVLVTVKQQQRAREQGRLSDEEQRRITEATRQQYEQEGSPYFSSSRLWDDGILDPVETRKVLGLCLDLAASVPARETHVPVFRM
- a CDS encoding cobalamin B12-binding domain-containing protein, translated to MALATTPIRVLIGKVGLDGHDRGVKLVVRALRDAGVEIIYTGLHQTPEQIVTTAIQEDVQAIGLSIHSGAHNSLFPRVLQLLKEQGAGDVTLFGGGIIPDDDVPRLKAAGVQMLFRPATPMHDIVDFVKGLRVER
- a CDS encoding MBL fold metallo-hydrolase is translated as MKLGAFDIYAVTDGRFRLDGGAMFGVVPKALWQKCCPADELNRIPLHLNCLLIQAHGKNVLVDTGLGDKEDAKFHSLFAVERTPTLRDSLQRHGLTHNDIHLVINTHLHFDHAGGNTVTNGNGLLRSAFPKATYYVQQGEYDDAVSANERTRASYRQNNFSPVAQLNQWEFLRGDTELLPGITTMVTAGHTRFHQSVKVESEGRIACFLGDLIPTVSHLPLPYIMGYDLDPMQTLDTKRGVLDRAFAEDWLLIFEHDPLVQAGHLRKDTEGRYVLEEVNVWH
- a CDS encoding methylmalonyl-CoA mutase family protein, whose translation is MNERKSRFSSLSGLDIERVYGPDHLKGWNVEQDLGQPGSFPYTRGIYPSMYRSRLWTMRQFAGFGSADDTNRRFKYLLAQGQTGLSVAFDLPTLMGLDADDQMARGEVGHCGVAISSLADMERLFDGIPLDQVTTSMTINGPAAVLFAMYLAVAEKRGIPFDRLGGTIQNDILKEYIAQKEWLFPPEPHIAIIVDTIAYCAAHVPKWHPISISGYHIREAGSTAVQELAFTLYDGLTYVAAAVKSGLDVDAFAPQLSFFFNVHNDFFEEIAKFRAARRLWAREMEQRYHPKNPRSLQLRCHAQTAGCSLTAQQPMNNVVRTTLQALAAVLGGTQSLHTNSMDETLALPTEEAVTLALRTQQVIASESETVNCVDPLGGSYFVESLTNRLEEGARDYFRTLDRMGGMVAAIEQGFPQREILDASQRYQREIEQQERPLVGVTDYVEQETRSIPILKIGPEVEQEQVARLSDLRKSRDPFKMAGSLEEVQETAACHQNLMPALIEAVKAKATLGEICAALKEVYGTYREPVVL